In Fragaria vesca subsp. vesca unplaced genomic scaffold, FraVesHawaii_1.0 scf0513160_u, whole genome shotgun sequence, a single window of DNA contains:
- the LOC101311243 gene encoding very-long-chain 3-oxoacyl-CoA reductase 1-like, with the protein MECCMIGHLKTQPWWVLALFTIGSLSILRFSLSVLNWVFVNFLRPAKNLRKYGSWALVTGPTDGIGKAFAFQLARKGLNLVLVGRSPSKLKDVSDAIQAKYGKTQIKTVVVDFSGDLDEGVKRIQESIEGLDLGVLINNVGISYPYARYFHEVDEELLRNLIKINVEGTTKVTQAVLLGMLERKRGAIVNIGSAAGIIPSDPLYAVYAATKGYVDQFSRCLNVEYKNKGIDVQCQVPLYVATKMASIKRSSFFVPSTDTYARAGLNKIGYEARCTPYWPHTLLWALAASIPESIFDAWRLRFSLGIRKRGQLKDSRKKD; encoded by the exons ATGGAGTGCTGTATGATTGGACACCTAAAGACTCAGCCTTGGTGGGTTTTGGCTCTGTTCACTATTGGCTCCTTGTCCATACTCAGATTCTCACTCTCTGTCCTCAACTGGGTGTTCGTCAATTTCCTCAGACCCGCCAAGAATCTCAGAAAGTACGGATCTTGGGCACTCGTCACCGGACCCACCGACGGCATTGGCAAAGCCTTCGCTTTTCAATTGGCTCGCAAAGGCCTTAATCTGGTCTTGGTCGGCAGAAGCCCCAGTAAGCTGAAGGACGTCTCCGACGCGATTCAGGCCAAGTACGGCAAGACCCAGATCAAGACCGTCGTCGTTGACTTCAGCGGCGACCTGGACGAAGGGGTGAAGAGGATTCAAGAGAGCATTGAGGGTCTGGACTTGGGGGTTCTGATCAACAACGTTGGGATTTCGTATCCTTATGCGAGGTACTTTCACGAAGTGGATGAGGAGTTGTTGAGGAACTTGATTAAGATCAATGTTGAAGGGACCACTAAGGTTACGCAGGCTGTCTTGTTGGGGAtgttggagaggaagagaggagctATTGTTAATATTGGGTCGGCTGCTGGGATTATACCCTCTGATCCTCTCTATGCTGTTTACGCAGCTACAAAAGG GTATGTTGATCAGTTCTCTAGGTGCCTTAATGTGGAGTACAAGAACAAGGGGATTGATGTGCAGTGTCAG GTTCCATTGTATGTGGCAACAAAGATGGCATCTATCAAGAGGTCTTCCTTCTTTGTACCATCAACTGATACTTATGCGCGGGCAGGTTTAAACAAGATAGGCTATGAAGCTCGTTGCACTCCTTACTGGCCTCATACTCTTCTTTGGGCTTTGGCAGCCTCAATCCCAGAGTCCATTTTTGACGCATGGCGACTTCGATTTAGCTTAGGCATCCGAAAAAGAGGACAACTCAAAGATTCAAGGAAGAAGGATTAG
- the LOC101312600 gene encoding very-long-chain 3-oxoacyl-CoA reductase 1-like: protein MELQEAFIVAASCLGFFSVCKALFKFVRWIWVMFLRPTKNLKKYGSWVIITGSTDGIGKALAFKLASKGLNIVLVGRNPSKLEATSKEIREKYNHEQVETKSIVVDLAKATGGEIARTIEEGIKGLDVGILINNAGINYPYARYFHEVDRELMENMLKVNMEAVTWVTKAVLPGMLEKKKGAIVNIGSAASQDPSVPLYTLYAATKSYIEVFSRCIHLEYKQYGIDIQCQVPRFVGTEMTKDLKKSVPLMMVPTERFRKASIRWIGYEHLCNPYWLHSVQGFIVHAAPDALVNAITFWICSGIRKRGQMKDSSAVKRCSD from the exons ATGGAATTGCAAGAAGCTTTCATTGTCGCAGCAAGTTGTCTAGGCTTCTTCTCTGTTTGCAAGGCTCTGTTCAAGTTTGTGAGATGGATATGGGTCATGTTTCTGAGACCCACCAAGAATCTCAAGAAATATGGATCTTGGGTAATCATCACTGGCTCCACTGATGGGATTGGCAAGGCCCTTGCCTTTAAACTGGCTTCCAAGGGTCTTAACATCGTCTTGGTTGGTCGAAACCCTTCGAAGCTCGAAGCAACCTCCAAAGAAATCCGCGAGAAATACAATCATGAACAAGTGGAAACCAAGAGCATTGTCGTCGACTTGGCCAAAGCTACTGGGGGAGAGATAGCTAGGACTATAGAGGAAGGGATCAAAGGTCTTGATGTTGgtattttgattaataatgCAGGGATCAATTACCCTTATGCAAGATACTTTCATGAGGTTGATCGGGAGCTGATGGAGAACATGTTAAAGGTGAACATGGAAGCTGTAACTTGGGTAACTAAGGCAGTGCTTCCAGGTATGCtcgagaagaagaaaggagccATTGTCAATATCGGCTCTGCTGCCTCCCAGGATCCTTCTGTGCCCTTGTACACACTTTACGCCGCTACCAAATC GTACATTGAAGTGTTCTCAAGATGCATTCATTTGGAATACAAGCAGTATGGAATTGATATTCAGTGTCAG GTGCCTCGTTTCGTGGGGACGGAGATGACAAAGGATTTGAAGAAGTCAGTTCCCTTGATGATGGTACCAACAGAGAGATTCAGGAAAGCAAGCATTCGATGGATTGGTTATGAGCATCTATGTAATCCCTACTGGTTGCACTCAGTGCAGGGGTTCATAGTACATGCCGCTCCAGATGCATTAGTTAATGCCATCACGTTTTGGATCTGCAGTGGGATCAGAAAGAGAGGCCAAATGAAGGACTCCAGTGCTGTAAAAAGATGCAGTGATTAA
- the LOC101312893 gene encoding very-long-chain 3-oxoacyl-CoA reductase 1-like: MELQEAFVVAASCLGLFSVCKALFKIVTWIWVMFLRPPKNLKDYGSWVIITGSTDGIGKALAFELASKGLNIVLVGRNPSKLEATSNEIREQFSDPKVETKSIVVDLAKATGGEIARIIEDGIKGLDVGILINNAGISYPYARYFHEVDQELMENMLKVNMEAPSWVTKAVLPGMLKKKKGAIVNIGSAASESPSMPLYALYAATKSYLKMFSESLHSEYKQHGIDIQCQVPGHVATEMTKNSNKASFMVMATTESFRKASVRWIGFEHLCDPYWKHSVQMFIALAMPDAMCDAIAFRTASELRKEGQMKESKYNMQ, from the exons ATGGAATTGCAAGAAGCTTTCGTTGTCGCAGCAAGTTGTCTAGGCTTGTTCTCTGTTTGCAAGGCTCTGTTCAAGATTGTGACATGGATTTGGGTCATGTTTCTGAGACCTCCCAAGAATCTCAAGGATTATGGATCTTGGGTCATCATCACCGGCTCCACTGATGGGATTGGCAAGGCCCTTGCCTTTGAACTGGCTTCCAAGGGTCTCAACATCGTCTTGGTTGGTCGAAACCCTTCGAAGCTCGAAGCAACCTCCAATGAAATCCGCGAGCAATTCAGTGATCCAAAAGTGGAAACCAAGAGCATTGTCGTCGACTTGGCCAAAGCTACTGGAGGAGAGATAGCTAGGATCATAGAGGATGGAATCAAAGGTCTTGATGTTGGCATTTTGATAAATAATGCAGGGATCAGTTACCCTTATGCAAGGTACTTTCATGAGGTTGATCAGGAGCTGATGGAGAATATGTTAAAGGTGAACATGGAAGCACCAAGTTGGGTAACTAAGGCAGTCCTTCCAGGtatgctgaagaagaagaaaggagcaATTGTCAATATTGGTTCTGCTGCTTCTGAGAGTCCTTCTATGCCTCTTTACGCACTTTATGCTGCTACCAAATC GTACCTTAAAATGTTCTCAGAATCCCTTCATTCTGAATACAAGCAGCACGGAATTGATATTCAGTGTCAG GTGCCTGGTCACGTAGCGACGGAGATGACAAAGAATTCCAACAAGGCATCTTTCATGGTGATGGCAACAACAGAGAGTTTCAGGAAAGCAAGCGTTCGATGGATAGGTTTTGAGCATTTGTGTGATCCCTACTGGAAGCATTCTGTGCAGATGTTCATAGCACTTGCGATGCCTGATGCAATGTGTGATGCCATCGCGTTTCGGACCGCCAGTGAGCTAAGAAAGGAAGGCCAAATGAAGGAGTCGAAGTATAATATGCAGTGA